One genomic region from Cyclopterus lumpus isolate fCycLum1 chromosome 20, fCycLum1.pri, whole genome shotgun sequence encodes:
- the pfkpa gene encoding ATP-dependent 6-phosphofructokinase, platelet type isoform X3: MAKPESKKIFFENLSGAGKAIAVLTSGGDAQGMNAAVRAVVRMGLYVGAKVYFIHEGYQGMVDGGENIEEASWESVSSMLQVGGTVIGSARCKEFRSHEGRLKAALNLVQQGITNLCVIGGDGSLTGANLFREEWSGLLAELVEQGSIEADAVSKYSALHIVGMVGSIDNDFCGTDMTIGTDSALHRIIEVVDAIMTTAQSHQRTFVLEVMGRHCGYLALVSALACGADWVLIPEMPPEDGWEDKMCQKLSATRSRGTRLNIIIVAEGAIDRHGKPITSGIVKDNRAGMKRLNILIVAEGAIDRSNRPITTDYIKDLVVKCLGFDTRVTILGHVQRGGTPSAFDRILASRMGVEAVLALLETTANTPACVVSLCGNQSVRLPLMECVQMTQEVQRAMDGKRFEEAVKLRGRSFENNLKTYKLLAHRKPESELPTSNFNVAVLNVGAPAAGMNAAVRSAVRVGISEGHKMFAVSDGFEGFYKGQIREIKWADVGGWTGQGGSLLGTKRTLPAKHVDKIAEQMREHNINALLIVGGFEAFESLLQLCEARATHEEFCVPMCMLPATISNNVPGTDLSIGADTALNAIVETCDRIKQSASGTKRRVFIIETMGGYCGYLASVGGLAAGADAAYIFEEPFDIKDLQANVEHLTEKMKTSIQRGLVLRNENCNENYTTDFIYQLYSEEGRGVFDSRKNVLGHMQQGGAPSPFDRNFGTKISAKAMQWVTKKLVETFRHGRVFANTEDSCCLLGMRRRALVFQPVVQLKGETDFVHRIPKEQWWLKLRPLMKILAKYKTSYDVSDSGQLEHVVRNRPKESDASVAM, translated from the exons ATGGCGAAGCCAGAAAGCAAGAAGATATTCTTCGAGAACCTGTCGGGAGCGGGCAAAGCCATCGCGGTGCTGACGAGCGGAGGGGATGCTCAAG gtatGAATGCTGCTGTACGTGCCGTGGTTCGAATGGGGTTATATGTGGGAGCAAAAGTTTATTTCATTCATGAG ggATATCAGGGTATGGTGGACGGTGGGGAGAACATAGAGGAAGCCTCATGGGAAAGTGTCTCCAGCATGCTACAAGTG GGTGGGACTGTCATCGGCAGCGCCCGCTGTAAGGAGTTTCGCAGCCACGAGGGTCGCCTGAAGGCCGCCCTCAACCTGGTGCAGCAGGGCATCACCAACCTGTGCGTGATCGGTGGAGATGGCAGTCTGACGGGAGCCAACCTCTTCAGGGAGGAATGGAGCGGGCTGCTGGCAGAGTTGGTGGAGCAAG GCTCGATCGAGGCCGACGCCGTCTCAAAGTACTCGGCCCTTCACATCGTGGGGATGGTTGGCTCCATTGATAACGACTTCTGTGGGACCGACATGACGATCGGCACCGACTCCGCTCTGCACAGAATCATCGAAGTGGTGGACGCAATTATGACAACTGCACAGAG TCACCAGAGAACATTTGTGTTAGAGGTCATGGGCAGACATTGTGG CTACCTGGCCTTGGTGAGCGCCCTGGCTTGTGGAGCAGACTGGGTGTTGATCCCTGAGATGCCCCCAGAGGACGGCTGGGAGGACAAGATGTGTCAAAAACTGTCTGCG ACCCGTTCCAGGGGCACAAGGCTGAACATAATCATAGTGGCAGAGGGAGCCATTGACAGGCATGGGAAGCCTATAACTTCTGGTATAGTCAAGGAT AACCGAGCAGGGATGAAAAGGCTGAATATCTTAATTGTAGCCGAAGGGGCGATTGATCGTAGCAACAGGCCCATTACTACTGACTATATCAAGGAT CTCGTCGTCAAATGCTTGGGCTTCGACACGCGAGTGACGATCCTCGGCCACGTGCAGAGAGGAGGGACCCCCTCGGCTTTTGACCGCATCCTG GCCAGTCGGATGGGTGTGGAGGCTGTCCTTGCACTTCTGGAGACCACCGCTAACACGCCAGCCTGTGTGGTCTCTCTGTGCGGTAACCAATCGGTGCGCCTGCCTCTGATGGAGTGTGTACAGATG acTCAAGAGGTCCAGAGGGCCATGGACGGGAAGCGGTTTGAGGAGGCTGTTAAGCTCCGGGGCAG GAGTTTTGAAAACAACCTGAAGACGTACAAACTGCTGGCTCACCGTAAACCAGAATCCGAACTGCCGACT AGCAACTTCAACGTGGCGGTGTTGAATGTCGGCGCCCCTGCGGCGGGCATGAATGCCGCCGTGCGTTCAGCTGTCAGGGTGGGCATCTCCGAGGGGCACAAGATGTTCGCCGTCAGTGATGGGTTTGAGGGGTTCTACAAAGGACAG ATTAGGGAGATTAAATGGGCTGATGTCGGAGGATGGACAGGACAAGGTGGATCTCTGTTGGGAACCAAAAG AACACTTCCTGCTAAGCATGTTGATAAAATTGCCGAGCAGATGCGAGAGCACAACATCAATGCTCTGCTAATTGTTGGTGGATTTGAG GCCTTTGAGAGTCTGCTGCAGCTGTGCGAGGCTCGCGCGACCCACGAGGAGTTTTGCGTCCCGATGTGTATGCTGCCCGCCACCATAAGTAACAATGTGCCGGGCACAGATCTAAGTATCGGGGCGGACACGGCCCTCAATGCCATCGTGGAG ACTTGCGACCGCATCAAGCAGTCGGCCAGCGGGACCAAGAGGCGCGTGTTCATCATTGAGACCATGGGGGGCTACTGCGGCTACCTGGCCAGCGTGGGAGGTCTGGCGGCCGGAGCCGACGCCGCCTACATCTTCGAGGAGCCGTTTGACATCAAAGACCTGCAG GCCAACGTCGAGCATTTGACTGAGAAAATGAAGACCAGCATTCAAAGAGGTCTAGTCCTCAG gaatgAGAACTGTAATGAAAACTACACCACAGACTTTATCTACCAGCTGTACTCTGAAGAAGGGAGGGGGGTGTTCGACTCCAGGAAGAATGTGCTTGGACATATGCAGCAG GGAGGAGCGCCGTCTCCTTTCGACCGCAACTTCGGGACCAAGATCTCCGCCAAGGCGATGCAGTGGGTCACCAAGAAGCTGGTGGAGACATTCAGACATG GCCGAGTGTTCGCTAACACCGAGGACTCCTGCTGCCTGCTGGGGATGCGGCGCAGGGCTCTGGTCTTCCAGCCCGTTGTGCAACTCAAGGGCGAGACCGACTTTGT TCACAGGATCCCCAAGGAGCAGTGGTGGTTGAAGCTGCGTCCGCTGATGAAGATCCTGGCGAAGTACAAGACGAGCTACGACGTGTCGGACTCCGGTCAGCTGGAGCACGTCGTGCGCAACCGGCCCAAAGAGTCGGACGCTTCGGTCGCCATGTGA
- the pfkpa gene encoding ATP-dependent 6-phosphofructokinase, platelet type isoform X10, which produces MAKPESKKIFFENLSGAGKAIAVLTSGGDAQGMNAAVRAVVRMGLYVGAKVYFIHEGYQGMVDGGENIEEASWESVSSMLQVGGTVIGSARCKEFRSHEGRLKAALNLVQQGITNLCVIGGDGSLTGANLFREEWSGLLAELVEQGSIEADAVSKYSALHIVGMVGSIDNDFCGTDMTIGTDSALHRIIEVVDAIMTTAQSHQRTFVLEVMGRHCGYLALVSALACGADWVLIPEMPPEDGWEDKMCQKLSATRSRGTRLNIIIVAEGAIDRHGKPITSGIVKDLVVKCLGFDTRVTILGHVQRGGTPSAFDRILASRMGVEAVLALLETTANTPACVVSLCGNQSVRLPLMECVQMTQEVQRAMDGKRFEEAVKLRGRSFENNLKTYKLLAHRKPESELPTSNFNVAVLNVGAPAAGMNAAVRSAVRVGISEGHKMFAVSDGFEGFYKGQIREIKWADVGGWTGQGGSLLGTKRTLPAKHVDKIAEQMREHNINALLIVGGFEAFESLLQLCEARATHEEFCVPMCMLPATISNNVPGTDLSIGADTALNAIVETCDRIKQSASGTKRRVFIIETMGGYCGYLASVGGLAAGADAAYIFEEPFDIKDLQANVEHLTEKMKTSIQRGLVLRNENCNENYTTDFIYQLYSEEGRGVFDSRKNVLGHMQQGGAPSPFDRNFGTKISAKAMQWVTKKLVETFRHGRVFANTEDSCCLLGMRRRALVFQPVVQLKGETDFVHRIPKEQWWLKLRPLMKILAKYKTSYDVSDSGQLEHVVRNRPKESDASVAM; this is translated from the exons ATGGCGAAGCCAGAAAGCAAGAAGATATTCTTCGAGAACCTGTCGGGAGCGGGCAAAGCCATCGCGGTGCTGACGAGCGGAGGGGATGCTCAAG gtatGAATGCTGCTGTACGTGCCGTGGTTCGAATGGGGTTATATGTGGGAGCAAAAGTTTATTTCATTCATGAG ggATATCAGGGTATGGTGGACGGTGGGGAGAACATAGAGGAAGCCTCATGGGAAAGTGTCTCCAGCATGCTACAAGTG GGTGGGACTGTCATCGGCAGCGCCCGCTGTAAGGAGTTTCGCAGCCACGAGGGTCGCCTGAAGGCCGCCCTCAACCTGGTGCAGCAGGGCATCACCAACCTGTGCGTGATCGGTGGAGATGGCAGTCTGACGGGAGCCAACCTCTTCAGGGAGGAATGGAGCGGGCTGCTGGCAGAGTTGGTGGAGCAAG GCTCGATCGAGGCCGACGCCGTCTCAAAGTACTCGGCCCTTCACATCGTGGGGATGGTTGGCTCCATTGATAACGACTTCTGTGGGACCGACATGACGATCGGCACCGACTCCGCTCTGCACAGAATCATCGAAGTGGTGGACGCAATTATGACAACTGCACAGAG TCACCAGAGAACATTTGTGTTAGAGGTCATGGGCAGACATTGTGG CTACCTGGCCTTGGTGAGCGCCCTGGCTTGTGGAGCAGACTGGGTGTTGATCCCTGAGATGCCCCCAGAGGACGGCTGGGAGGACAAGATGTGTCAAAAACTGTCTGCG ACCCGTTCCAGGGGCACAAGGCTGAACATAATCATAGTGGCAGAGGGAGCCATTGACAGGCATGGGAAGCCTATAACTTCTGGTATAGTCAAGGAT CTCGTCGTCAAATGCTTGGGCTTCGACACGCGAGTGACGATCCTCGGCCACGTGCAGAGAGGAGGGACCCCCTCGGCTTTTGACCGCATCCTG GCCAGTCGGATGGGTGTGGAGGCTGTCCTTGCACTTCTGGAGACCACCGCTAACACGCCAGCCTGTGTGGTCTCTCTGTGCGGTAACCAATCGGTGCGCCTGCCTCTGATGGAGTGTGTACAGATG acTCAAGAGGTCCAGAGGGCCATGGACGGGAAGCGGTTTGAGGAGGCTGTTAAGCTCCGGGGCAG GAGTTTTGAAAACAACCTGAAGACGTACAAACTGCTGGCTCACCGTAAACCAGAATCCGAACTGCCGACT AGCAACTTCAACGTGGCGGTGTTGAATGTCGGCGCCCCTGCGGCGGGCATGAATGCCGCCGTGCGTTCAGCTGTCAGGGTGGGCATCTCCGAGGGGCACAAGATGTTCGCCGTCAGTGATGGGTTTGAGGGGTTCTACAAAGGACAG ATTAGGGAGATTAAATGGGCTGATGTCGGAGGATGGACAGGACAAGGTGGATCTCTGTTGGGAACCAAAAG AACACTTCCTGCTAAGCATGTTGATAAAATTGCCGAGCAGATGCGAGAGCACAACATCAATGCTCTGCTAATTGTTGGTGGATTTGAG GCCTTTGAGAGTCTGCTGCAGCTGTGCGAGGCTCGCGCGACCCACGAGGAGTTTTGCGTCCCGATGTGTATGCTGCCCGCCACCATAAGTAACAATGTGCCGGGCACAGATCTAAGTATCGGGGCGGACACGGCCCTCAATGCCATCGTGGAG ACTTGCGACCGCATCAAGCAGTCGGCCAGCGGGACCAAGAGGCGCGTGTTCATCATTGAGACCATGGGGGGCTACTGCGGCTACCTGGCCAGCGTGGGAGGTCTGGCGGCCGGAGCCGACGCCGCCTACATCTTCGAGGAGCCGTTTGACATCAAAGACCTGCAG GCCAACGTCGAGCATTTGACTGAGAAAATGAAGACCAGCATTCAAAGAGGTCTAGTCCTCAG gaatgAGAACTGTAATGAAAACTACACCACAGACTTTATCTACCAGCTGTACTCTGAAGAAGGGAGGGGGGTGTTCGACTCCAGGAAGAATGTGCTTGGACATATGCAGCAG GGAGGAGCGCCGTCTCCTTTCGACCGCAACTTCGGGACCAAGATCTCCGCCAAGGCGATGCAGTGGGTCACCAAGAAGCTGGTGGAGACATTCAGACATG GCCGAGTGTTCGCTAACACCGAGGACTCCTGCTGCCTGCTGGGGATGCGGCGCAGGGCTCTGGTCTTCCAGCCCGTTGTGCAACTCAAGGGCGAGACCGACTTTGT TCACAGGATCCCCAAGGAGCAGTGGTGGTTGAAGCTGCGTCCGCTGATGAAGATCCTGGCGAAGTACAAGACGAGCTACGACGTGTCGGACTCCGGTCAGCTGGAGCACGTCGTGCGCAACCGGCCCAAAGAGTCGGACGCTTCGGTCGCCATGTGA
- the pfkpa gene encoding ATP-dependent 6-phosphofructokinase, platelet type isoform X1: MAKPESKKIFFENLSGAGKAIAVLTSGGDAQGMNAAVRAVVRMGLYVGAKVYFIHEGYQGMVDGGENIEEASWESVSSMLQVGGTVIGSARCKEFRSHEGRLKAALNLVQQGITNLCVIGGDGSLTGANLFREEWSGLLAELVEQGSIEADAVSKYSALHIVGMVGSIDNDFCGTDMTIGTDSALHRIIEVVDAIMTTAQSHQRTFVLEVMGRHCGYLALVSALACGADWVLIPEMPPEDGWEDKMCQKLSATRSRGTRLNIIIVAEGAIDRHGKPITSGIVKDNRAGMKRLNILIVAEGAIDRSNRPITTDYIKDLVVKCLGFDTRVTILGHVQRGGTPSAFDRILASRMGVEAVLALLETTANTPACVVSLCGNQSVRLPLMECVQMTQEVQRAMDGKRFEEAVKLRGRSFENNLKTYKLLAHRKPESELPTSNFNVAVLNVGAPAAGMNAAVRSAVRVGISEGHKMFAVSDGFEGFYKGQIREIKWADVGGWTGQGGSLLGTKRTLPAKHVDKIAEQMREHNINALLIVGGFEAFESLLQLCEARATHEEFCVPMCMLPATISNNVPGTDLSIGADTALNAIVETCDRIKQSASGTKRRVFIIETMGGYCGYLASVGGLAAGADAAYIFEEPFDIKDLQANVEHLTEKMKTSIQRGLVLRNENCNENYTTDFIYQLYSEEGRGVFDSRKNVLGHMQQGGAPSPFDRNFGTKISAKAMQWVTKKLVETFRHDEGRVFANTEDSCCLLGMRRRALVFQPVVQLKGETDFVHRIPKEQWWLKLRPLMKILAKYKTSYDVSDSGQLEHVVRNRPKESDASVAM, translated from the exons ATGGCGAAGCCAGAAAGCAAGAAGATATTCTTCGAGAACCTGTCGGGAGCGGGCAAAGCCATCGCGGTGCTGACGAGCGGAGGGGATGCTCAAG gtatGAATGCTGCTGTACGTGCCGTGGTTCGAATGGGGTTATATGTGGGAGCAAAAGTTTATTTCATTCATGAG ggATATCAGGGTATGGTGGACGGTGGGGAGAACATAGAGGAAGCCTCATGGGAAAGTGTCTCCAGCATGCTACAAGTG GGTGGGACTGTCATCGGCAGCGCCCGCTGTAAGGAGTTTCGCAGCCACGAGGGTCGCCTGAAGGCCGCCCTCAACCTGGTGCAGCAGGGCATCACCAACCTGTGCGTGATCGGTGGAGATGGCAGTCTGACGGGAGCCAACCTCTTCAGGGAGGAATGGAGCGGGCTGCTGGCAGAGTTGGTGGAGCAAG GCTCGATCGAGGCCGACGCCGTCTCAAAGTACTCGGCCCTTCACATCGTGGGGATGGTTGGCTCCATTGATAACGACTTCTGTGGGACCGACATGACGATCGGCACCGACTCCGCTCTGCACAGAATCATCGAAGTGGTGGACGCAATTATGACAACTGCACAGAG TCACCAGAGAACATTTGTGTTAGAGGTCATGGGCAGACATTGTGG CTACCTGGCCTTGGTGAGCGCCCTGGCTTGTGGAGCAGACTGGGTGTTGATCCCTGAGATGCCCCCAGAGGACGGCTGGGAGGACAAGATGTGTCAAAAACTGTCTGCG ACCCGTTCCAGGGGCACAAGGCTGAACATAATCATAGTGGCAGAGGGAGCCATTGACAGGCATGGGAAGCCTATAACTTCTGGTATAGTCAAGGAT AACCGAGCAGGGATGAAAAGGCTGAATATCTTAATTGTAGCCGAAGGGGCGATTGATCGTAGCAACAGGCCCATTACTACTGACTATATCAAGGAT CTCGTCGTCAAATGCTTGGGCTTCGACACGCGAGTGACGATCCTCGGCCACGTGCAGAGAGGAGGGACCCCCTCGGCTTTTGACCGCATCCTG GCCAGTCGGATGGGTGTGGAGGCTGTCCTTGCACTTCTGGAGACCACCGCTAACACGCCAGCCTGTGTGGTCTCTCTGTGCGGTAACCAATCGGTGCGCCTGCCTCTGATGGAGTGTGTACAGATG acTCAAGAGGTCCAGAGGGCCATGGACGGGAAGCGGTTTGAGGAGGCTGTTAAGCTCCGGGGCAG GAGTTTTGAAAACAACCTGAAGACGTACAAACTGCTGGCTCACCGTAAACCAGAATCCGAACTGCCGACT AGCAACTTCAACGTGGCGGTGTTGAATGTCGGCGCCCCTGCGGCGGGCATGAATGCCGCCGTGCGTTCAGCTGTCAGGGTGGGCATCTCCGAGGGGCACAAGATGTTCGCCGTCAGTGATGGGTTTGAGGGGTTCTACAAAGGACAG ATTAGGGAGATTAAATGGGCTGATGTCGGAGGATGGACAGGACAAGGTGGATCTCTGTTGGGAACCAAAAG AACACTTCCTGCTAAGCATGTTGATAAAATTGCCGAGCAGATGCGAGAGCACAACATCAATGCTCTGCTAATTGTTGGTGGATTTGAG GCCTTTGAGAGTCTGCTGCAGCTGTGCGAGGCTCGCGCGACCCACGAGGAGTTTTGCGTCCCGATGTGTATGCTGCCCGCCACCATAAGTAACAATGTGCCGGGCACAGATCTAAGTATCGGGGCGGACACGGCCCTCAATGCCATCGTGGAG ACTTGCGACCGCATCAAGCAGTCGGCCAGCGGGACCAAGAGGCGCGTGTTCATCATTGAGACCATGGGGGGCTACTGCGGCTACCTGGCCAGCGTGGGAGGTCTGGCGGCCGGAGCCGACGCCGCCTACATCTTCGAGGAGCCGTTTGACATCAAAGACCTGCAG GCCAACGTCGAGCATTTGACTGAGAAAATGAAGACCAGCATTCAAAGAGGTCTAGTCCTCAG gaatgAGAACTGTAATGAAAACTACACCACAGACTTTATCTACCAGCTGTACTCTGAAGAAGGGAGGGGGGTGTTCGACTCCAGGAAGAATGTGCTTGGACATATGCAGCAG GGAGGAGCGCCGTCTCCTTTCGACCGCAACTTCGGGACCAAGATCTCCGCCAAGGCGATGCAGTGGGTCACCAAGAAGCTGGTGGAGACATTCAGACATG ATGAAG GCCGAGTGTTCGCTAACACCGAGGACTCCTGCTGCCTGCTGGGGATGCGGCGCAGGGCTCTGGTCTTCCAGCCCGTTGTGCAACTCAAGGGCGAGACCGACTTTGT TCACAGGATCCCCAAGGAGCAGTGGTGGTTGAAGCTGCGTCCGCTGATGAAGATCCTGGCGAAGTACAAGACGAGCTACGACGTGTCGGACTCCGGTCAGCTGGAGCACGTCGTGCGCAACCGGCCCAAAGAGTCGGACGCTTCGGTCGCCATGTGA
- the pfkpa gene encoding ATP-dependent 6-phosphofructokinase, platelet type isoform X7 — protein sequence MAKPESKKIFFENLSGAGKAIAVLTSGGDAQGMNAAVRAVVRMGLYVGAKVYFIHEGYQGMVDGGENIEEASWESVSSMLQVGGTVIGSARCKEFRSHEGRLKAALNLVQQGITNLCVIGGDGSLTGANLFREEWSGLLAELVEQGSIEADAVSKYSALHIVGMVGSIDNDFCGTDMTIGTDSALHRIIEVVDAIMTTAQSHQRTFVLEVMGRHCGYLALVSALACGADWVLIPEMPPEDGWEDKMCQKLSATRSRGTRLNIIIVAEGAIDRHGKPITSGIVKDLVVKCLGFDTRVTILGHVQRGGTPSAFDRILASRMGVEAVLALLETTANTPACVVSLCGNQSVRLPLMECVQMTQEVQRAMDGKRFEEAVKLRGRSFENNLKTYKLLAHRKPESELPTSNFNVAVLNVGAPAAGMNAAVRSAVRVGISEGHKMFAVSDGFEGFYKGQIREIKWADVGGWTGQGGSLLGTKRTLPAKHVDKIAEQMREHNINALLIVGGFEAFESLLQLCEARATHEEFCVPMCMLPATISNNVPGTDLSIGADTALNAIVETCDRIKQSASGTKRRVFIIETMGGYCGYLASVGGLAAGADAAYIFEEPFDIKDLQANVEHLTEKMKTSIQRGLVLRNENCNENYTTDFIYQLYSEEGRGVFDSRKNVLGHMQQGGAPSPFDRNFGTKISAKAMQWVTKKLVETFRHDEGRVFANTEDSCCLLGMRRRALVFQPVVQLKGETDFVHRIPKEQWWLKLRPLMKILAKYKTSYDVSDSGQLEHVVRNRPKESDASVAM from the exons ATGGCGAAGCCAGAAAGCAAGAAGATATTCTTCGAGAACCTGTCGGGAGCGGGCAAAGCCATCGCGGTGCTGACGAGCGGAGGGGATGCTCAAG gtatGAATGCTGCTGTACGTGCCGTGGTTCGAATGGGGTTATATGTGGGAGCAAAAGTTTATTTCATTCATGAG ggATATCAGGGTATGGTGGACGGTGGGGAGAACATAGAGGAAGCCTCATGGGAAAGTGTCTCCAGCATGCTACAAGTG GGTGGGACTGTCATCGGCAGCGCCCGCTGTAAGGAGTTTCGCAGCCACGAGGGTCGCCTGAAGGCCGCCCTCAACCTGGTGCAGCAGGGCATCACCAACCTGTGCGTGATCGGTGGAGATGGCAGTCTGACGGGAGCCAACCTCTTCAGGGAGGAATGGAGCGGGCTGCTGGCAGAGTTGGTGGAGCAAG GCTCGATCGAGGCCGACGCCGTCTCAAAGTACTCGGCCCTTCACATCGTGGGGATGGTTGGCTCCATTGATAACGACTTCTGTGGGACCGACATGACGATCGGCACCGACTCCGCTCTGCACAGAATCATCGAAGTGGTGGACGCAATTATGACAACTGCACAGAG TCACCAGAGAACATTTGTGTTAGAGGTCATGGGCAGACATTGTGG CTACCTGGCCTTGGTGAGCGCCCTGGCTTGTGGAGCAGACTGGGTGTTGATCCCTGAGATGCCCCCAGAGGACGGCTGGGAGGACAAGATGTGTCAAAAACTGTCTGCG ACCCGTTCCAGGGGCACAAGGCTGAACATAATCATAGTGGCAGAGGGAGCCATTGACAGGCATGGGAAGCCTATAACTTCTGGTATAGTCAAGGAT CTCGTCGTCAAATGCTTGGGCTTCGACACGCGAGTGACGATCCTCGGCCACGTGCAGAGAGGAGGGACCCCCTCGGCTTTTGACCGCATCCTG GCCAGTCGGATGGGTGTGGAGGCTGTCCTTGCACTTCTGGAGACCACCGCTAACACGCCAGCCTGTGTGGTCTCTCTGTGCGGTAACCAATCGGTGCGCCTGCCTCTGATGGAGTGTGTACAGATG acTCAAGAGGTCCAGAGGGCCATGGACGGGAAGCGGTTTGAGGAGGCTGTTAAGCTCCGGGGCAG GAGTTTTGAAAACAACCTGAAGACGTACAAACTGCTGGCTCACCGTAAACCAGAATCCGAACTGCCGACT AGCAACTTCAACGTGGCGGTGTTGAATGTCGGCGCCCCTGCGGCGGGCATGAATGCCGCCGTGCGTTCAGCTGTCAGGGTGGGCATCTCCGAGGGGCACAAGATGTTCGCCGTCAGTGATGGGTTTGAGGGGTTCTACAAAGGACAG ATTAGGGAGATTAAATGGGCTGATGTCGGAGGATGGACAGGACAAGGTGGATCTCTGTTGGGAACCAAAAG AACACTTCCTGCTAAGCATGTTGATAAAATTGCCGAGCAGATGCGAGAGCACAACATCAATGCTCTGCTAATTGTTGGTGGATTTGAG GCCTTTGAGAGTCTGCTGCAGCTGTGCGAGGCTCGCGCGACCCACGAGGAGTTTTGCGTCCCGATGTGTATGCTGCCCGCCACCATAAGTAACAATGTGCCGGGCACAGATCTAAGTATCGGGGCGGACACGGCCCTCAATGCCATCGTGGAG ACTTGCGACCGCATCAAGCAGTCGGCCAGCGGGACCAAGAGGCGCGTGTTCATCATTGAGACCATGGGGGGCTACTGCGGCTACCTGGCCAGCGTGGGAGGTCTGGCGGCCGGAGCCGACGCCGCCTACATCTTCGAGGAGCCGTTTGACATCAAAGACCTGCAG GCCAACGTCGAGCATTTGACTGAGAAAATGAAGACCAGCATTCAAAGAGGTCTAGTCCTCAG gaatgAGAACTGTAATGAAAACTACACCACAGACTTTATCTACCAGCTGTACTCTGAAGAAGGGAGGGGGGTGTTCGACTCCAGGAAGAATGTGCTTGGACATATGCAGCAG GGAGGAGCGCCGTCTCCTTTCGACCGCAACTTCGGGACCAAGATCTCCGCCAAGGCGATGCAGTGGGTCACCAAGAAGCTGGTGGAGACATTCAGACATG ATGAAG GCCGAGTGTTCGCTAACACCGAGGACTCCTGCTGCCTGCTGGGGATGCGGCGCAGGGCTCTGGTCTTCCAGCCCGTTGTGCAACTCAAGGGCGAGACCGACTTTGT TCACAGGATCCCCAAGGAGCAGTGGTGGTTGAAGCTGCGTCCGCTGATGAAGATCCTGGCGAAGTACAAGACGAGCTACGACGTGTCGGACTCCGGTCAGCTGGAGCACGTCGTGCGCAACCGGCCCAAAGAGTCGGACGCTTCGGTCGCCATGTGA